From one Brevibacterium sp. 'Marine' genomic stretch:
- a CDS encoding polysaccharide pyruvyl transferase family protein yields MSPTRILLLTNRDSDNVGDQIIEASVISIIKGVLKNLGYSSDEFTISSRAAGIISKKYMKTEDPELLQAARKAISESDLIIFGGAPLFNYAYQNFYLRTIVTLELAQEYGVPVLFSSIGVEKFDAENPKSQALQRALQLPVVKQITSRDDIDSVRRYVEGTEIPTAHVADPAVLADIVYREKAEQKAGPAPTPSAKVRAKRKIRRIINRLLAEESDKKAVAPAPQKPNGSIAGASSKAGETAAPKRKCIGLVVTRGGIFADNGIKFTGKDQREFWLDTIAKLTELGYDYRVFTTGHFTDEVFLDNLVKNGGVPGGKAAVNVNSPDELMNELRKCDGVIAYRLHASITSFAMGIPSIGLSWNFKVPYFYESVGYGHRALPPERWSADVVVPAIEAAMADGIEKDKEFLKSVYDTLFTGIRSVVSPDSSAAPYTFDELWHNMPRQAATSPKAYQEKVNRKLRRTYESYQRLSAKAKSPN; encoded by the coding sequence ATGAGCCCCACCAGAATTCTTCTGCTGACAAACCGTGATTCTGACAATGTCGGAGATCAGATCATCGAAGCCTCCGTCATCTCCATCATCAAAGGCGTATTGAAGAACCTCGGATACAGCTCAGATGAATTCACGATCTCCAGCAGGGCTGCGGGAATCATTTCGAAGAAGTACATGAAGACCGAGGATCCAGAACTGCTTCAGGCCGCACGCAAAGCGATCTCGGAGTCGGACCTCATCATCTTCGGTGGTGCGCCGCTCTTCAACTACGCGTACCAGAACTTCTACCTGCGAACGATTGTCACCCTTGAGCTCGCGCAGGAATATGGAGTGCCGGTTCTCTTCTCCAGCATCGGCGTCGAGAAGTTTGACGCTGAGAACCCAAAGAGCCAGGCACTGCAGCGTGCTCTTCAGTTGCCGGTCGTCAAGCAGATCACTTCTCGGGATGACATCGATTCCGTGCGCCGCTACGTTGAAGGCACTGAGATCCCGACCGCTCACGTTGCTGATCCAGCCGTCCTTGCCGACATCGTTTATCGAGAGAAGGCCGAACAGAAAGCTGGCCCAGCACCGACTCCCTCGGCCAAAGTCCGGGCCAAACGCAAGATCAGGCGGATCATCAATCGACTCCTTGCGGAAGAAAGCGACAAGAAGGCCGTGGCTCCGGCGCCACAGAAGCCTAACGGCTCTATTGCCGGCGCTAGTTCCAAAGCGGGCGAGACAGCTGCCCCCAAACGCAAATGCATCGGCCTCGTTGTCACCCGCGGAGGCATATTCGCGGACAACGGAATCAAATTCACGGGCAAGGACCAGAGAGAGTTCTGGTTGGACACGATTGCCAAGTTGACTGAACTCGGTTACGACTATCGCGTATTCACCACGGGCCACTTTACTGACGAAGTATTCCTCGATAACCTCGTCAAGAACGGTGGCGTGCCAGGTGGCAAAGCTGCGGTGAACGTGAACTCGCCTGATGAGCTTATGAATGAATTGCGGAAGTGCGACGGTGTCATCGCATACCGTCTGCACGCGAGCATCACATCGTTCGCGATGGGGATCCCCTCGATCGGTCTGTCTTGGAACTTCAAAGTTCCCTACTTCTACGAGTCGGTGGGATACGGCCACCGAGCGCTCCCACCTGAACGGTGGAGTGCAGACGTAGTCGTACCTGCGATCGAGGCTGCCATGGCTGATGGAATTGAAAAGGACAAAGAGTTCCTCAAGAGTGTCTATGACACGCTCTTCACAGGTATACGCAGTGTAGTTTCTCCCGATAGTTCGGCGGCACCGTATACCTTCGACGAACTCTGGCATAACATGCCCAGACAGGCTGCTACAAGTCCGAAAGCGTATCAGGAGAAGGTCAATCGGAAGCTCCGCCGGACGTATGAGAGCTATCAGCGTTTGTCAGCGAAGGCCAAGTCACCCAACTGA
- a CDS encoding NAD-dependent epimerase/dehydratase family protein, translating to MASEDQAVTASADATDVVLFDAPAFTQDVARIAATRLPWEKYRNAEILVTGASGMIPMYIVGSLLAANDAHDLGLRVAGMVRNRTKAEKRFGTALERSDFALLSGDVIDKQRFERKFSTVFHGASPARPSLHKSSPVTTLKSNALGTINLLDSLVESGGESFVLLSSSEVYGAIQGSELIREDDEGTLQHFAPRASYSEGKRIAETALAAYADEFGIRCLSLRFGHIYGPGMALDDGRVQADFLADVVRGRNVRMMSAGAATRTYTYVADAVEGLFFAHLRGEEQVYNVADPAGNISIRELAETFASARPEKNLSLDFVNPEDGRSFSPVASLGLDAAKLTGLGWDAGTSLADGVSRTVQTFEDGPVIV from the coding sequence GTGGCGAGTGAGGACCAGGCGGTCACTGCCTCGGCGGATGCCACTGACGTCGTTCTCTTCGACGCCCCAGCCTTCACCCAGGACGTCGCACGCATTGCCGCGACCAGACTGCCGTGGGAAAAATACCGGAACGCCGAGATCCTCGTGACTGGCGCGTCCGGCATGATCCCGATGTATATCGTTGGGTCGCTGTTGGCTGCAAACGATGCGCATGATCTCGGGCTTCGCGTTGCGGGAATGGTGCGGAACAGGACGAAGGCTGAAAAGCGATTCGGCACCGCGCTCGAACGCTCTGACTTCGCTCTGCTGTCCGGTGACGTCATCGACAAGCAGAGGTTCGAGCGGAAGTTCTCTACAGTCTTCCACGGTGCTTCACCGGCTCGTCCGAGTCTTCACAAGTCATCGCCGGTCACCACTCTGAAGTCGAACGCGTTGGGAACGATCAACCTCCTTGACTCGCTGGTCGAGTCGGGAGGGGAGTCTTTTGTTCTTCTGTCCTCGTCGGAGGTTTACGGCGCGATCCAGGGCAGCGAACTCATCCGCGAAGATGACGAAGGGACTCTGCAGCATTTCGCGCCGCGGGCAAGCTATTCGGAAGGCAAGCGAATCGCCGAGACTGCGCTTGCTGCGTATGCGGATGAGTTCGGTATCCGATGCCTCAGCCTCCGGTTCGGTCACATCTACGGCCCGGGTATGGCCCTTGACGACGGCCGTGTGCAGGCGGATTTCCTGGCTGATGTCGTTCGCGGCCGCAATGTGCGGATGATGAGCGCCGGAGCGGCGACGCGGACATACACGTACGTCGCGGACGCCGTGGAAGGACTGTTCTTCGCCCACCTGCGTGGTGAAGAGCAGGTCTACAACGTCGCCGATCCTGCCGGGAACATCAGCATCCGTGAACTGGCAGAGACCTTCGCTTCTGCACGTCCAGAGAAGAACCTCTCCCTGGATTTCGTCAACCCTGAGGACGGACGGTCATTTTCGCCAGTCGCGTCTCTCGGCTTGGACGCTGCAAAGCTCACGGGTCTTGGTTGGGACGCGGGAACATCGCTTGCCGACGGCGTTTCCCGGACAGTTCAGACGTTTGAAGATGGCCCAGTCATCGTCTGA
- a CDS encoding IspD/TarI family cytidylyltransferase — translation MANIAVVFAGGVGARMAHSSRPKQFLEIHGRPVIVHTLDVFEQHPEIDAIAVAILPQYREHLERLVKRYELTKVKWIVDGGSTGQESRHNALKVVAEHHDPDSIVLIHDGVRPLIDADLVSRNIESAREFGSAVTCTKMTETVVVEEGSGIKEVIPRDPLWTAQAPQTFPLKDVLAGYDRAVAEGENDSIDTCTLMNGFGYQVHRVEGPRTNIKITTASDYYVCRTFLTLIEDREAFGGE, via the coding sequence ATGGCAAACATCGCAGTAGTCTTCGCTGGGGGCGTCGGCGCCCGAATGGCGCACAGTTCCCGTCCCAAGCAGTTCCTTGAGATCCACGGCCGTCCGGTGATCGTGCACACTCTCGACGTATTCGAGCAGCACCCGGAGATCGATGCAATCGCTGTGGCTATCCTGCCTCAGTATCGGGAGCACCTCGAGAGGCTCGTGAAACGATACGAACTGACCAAGGTGAAATGGATCGTCGACGGCGGATCCACCGGACAGGAGTCACGGCATAACGCGCTCAAAGTCGTTGCCGAACACCACGATCCGGACAGCATCGTGCTCATCCACGACGGTGTTCGTCCTCTGATCGACGCTGACCTCGTTTCCCGGAACATCGAGAGCGCGCGTGAGTTCGGTTCGGCCGTCACCTGCACAAAGATGACTGAGACGGTTGTCGTCGAAGAAGGATCGGGAATCAAAGAAGTCATTCCCCGCGACCCGTTGTGGACAGCTCAGGCTCCTCAGACATTCCCCCTCAAAGATGTCTTGGCGGGCTATGATCGTGCGGTCGCTGAAGGCGAGAATGATTCCATTGATACATGCACACTGATGAACGGCTTCGGGTATCAGGTTCATCGGGTTGAGGGTCCACGGACGAACATCAAGATCACCACTGCCTCGGACTACTACGTCTGCCGCACATTCCTCACCCTGATCGAAGACAGGGAGGCCTTCGGTGGCGAGTGA
- a CDS encoding CDP-glycerol glycerophosphotransferase family protein produces MILTFVVRFPGGAPDSFFLTPNSRPYEVELPIRAEPLGDERFRLTINVTQFNRRAQVPNGTYYLVARRGEVVYPASYPLGRADELGDASRAFVYNKNFSAYTVTFGISDDEAAPFFLMRTYSFGRSGKKPSSTVARLKSKAKKKWTSTKRRALRSVFALSSFRRPTDGSNILFASEARPNMQGNLKAVHDRMLERGLDSDFNFGYSFRTGRTSSRQSAFALAWEMGKANTILIDDYFAILKDLGNRDEQKIIQLWHAGSGFKSVGYSRFGQYGSPNLRNAHRLYSYAICGSQHLRDVYSEAFGIEREAVIATGLPRIDGFLRDGRAEEVLVDFDEQFPLANGKRKILFAPTFRGRGSGDAHYDYDQIDFRELYESCGPDTVILFRQHHFVPDPAPIPPEFADRLIDVASYPDTNDLMLISDVLITDYSSVIYEYALLERPMIFFAYDLDTYSATRGMHKDYREAAPGSIATTFDQLVELIRMPELSNAMTKEFVKENFDYVDTHNSDRVIDSLILSEPVSGFESADSAVGDELSNRVGEEDPGAPGQEDQLNEPTDDYTDSGDKNEAEDEENQWQTSQ; encoded by the coding sequence GTGATTCTGACATTTGTCGTCAGGTTTCCCGGCGGTGCTCCCGACTCGTTCTTTCTGACCCCCAACTCCAGGCCGTATGAGGTCGAGCTGCCCATTCGTGCTGAGCCGCTGGGCGATGAGCGTTTTCGACTGACCATCAACGTCACGCAGTTCAACCGTCGGGCCCAGGTTCCGAACGGAACCTACTATCTCGTCGCTCGACGCGGGGAGGTTGTCTACCCGGCCTCATATCCGCTTGGACGGGCCGACGAGCTGGGCGATGCCTCACGCGCGTTCGTCTACAACAAGAATTTCTCCGCCTACACAGTCACCTTCGGCATCTCCGATGACGAAGCCGCGCCATTCTTCCTTATGCGCACCTACTCCTTCGGGCGCTCGGGAAAGAAGCCGTCGTCGACAGTGGCCCGATTGAAGTCGAAAGCCAAAAAGAAGTGGACGTCGACCAAGCGCAGGGCACTGCGGAGCGTCTTCGCCCTGTCATCGTTCCGGCGGCCCACCGATGGCAGCAATATCCTCTTCGCGTCTGAAGCTCGTCCGAACATGCAGGGGAACCTCAAAGCAGTCCACGACCGCATGCTCGAACGCGGACTCGATTCCGACTTCAACTTCGGCTACTCGTTCCGCACGGGTCGGACGAGTAGTCGTCAAAGCGCATTCGCCCTCGCCTGGGAGATGGGCAAGGCGAACACCATCCTCATCGACGACTACTTCGCCATTCTCAAAGACCTGGGGAACCGAGACGAGCAGAAGATCATCCAGCTCTGGCACGCCGGCAGCGGCTTCAAGTCCGTGGGGTACAGCCGTTTCGGTCAGTACGGCTCGCCGAATCTTCGCAACGCTCACCGCCTGTACTCGTATGCGATCTGCGGTTCTCAGCATCTGCGAGACGTCTATAGCGAAGCCTTCGGAATCGAGCGGGAAGCCGTCATCGCCACGGGCCTTCCACGTATCGATGGGTTCTTGCGTGATGGCCGTGCAGAGGAGGTGCTCGTCGACTTCGACGAGCAGTTCCCCCTGGCGAATGGCAAGCGGAAGATCCTCTTCGCCCCTACGTTCCGCGGGCGCGGTTCTGGGGATGCACACTACGACTACGACCAGATCGATTTCCGTGAACTCTACGAATCATGTGGACCCGATACGGTCATCCTGTTCCGCCAGCATCACTTCGTTCCGGATCCCGCCCCGATTCCCCCGGAGTTCGCAGATCGACTGATCGATGTCGCGTCGTACCCGGATACCAACGATCTGATGTTGATCTCCGATGTGCTCATCACGGACTATTCCTCTGTCATCTACGAATACGCGCTTCTTGAGCGTCCGATGATCTTCTTCGCCTATGACCTCGATACGTATTCGGCGACTCGCGGAATGCACAAGGACTATCGGGAAGCGGCACCAGGAAGCATTGCCACGACCTTCGATCAGCTGGTCGAACTCATCCGCATGCCTGAGTTGAGCAATGCGATGACGAAGGAATTCGTCAAAGAGAACTTCGACTATGTCGATACTCACAACTCGGATCGAGTCATCGACTCGTTGATCCTCAGCGAGCCTGTCAGCGGATTCGAATCGGCAGACTCAGCGGTCGGTGACGAGCTCTCCAACCGCGTGGGTGAGGAAGATCCTGGAGCACCCGGTCAAGAGGATCAGCTCAACGAGCCCACAGACGATTACACCGACAGCGGCGATAAGAACGAAGCAGAGGACGAGGAGAACCAATGGCAAACATCGCAGTAG
- a CDS encoding CDP-glycerol glycerophosphotransferase family protein, which yields MNPVRSIARSALQSRAWKNTSKWIRGTERWNRLEDEYDGSYVKAEVVVYFGDRSSKFYQLEQWIPVLEELHKTHRVVLVMRKGSALLRTLETTHLPVVFKRRFDPLHTFYHANNFKLALYVNNGMTNFQSLAFAPMVHVHVNHGESDKLSMVSNQAKSYDKVFVAGDAAIERHRRALIDFDETSLVKIGRPQLDIERPLELEPSVARTFMYAPTWEGENESNNYTSVDLFGPQIIEAVLQIPNTRVIYKPHPRVETSNDPAMTEANTQIFALLEAANESISDESMQHQVLMQGDILAMFDTVDLLITDISSVGLDFLYLHPEKPLVLTDRRNDSAALNADAPISRATPIIDRSTVGSLEQMFQEMLSEDSAAEARLDLRRHYFGEGGKGTSTVLFTDAVSNLISARAADLEHFHSDDSINAESEDESDRE from the coding sequence ATGAACCCCGTCCGTTCAATCGCTCGCAGCGCACTGCAATCAAGGGCCTGGAAGAACACAAGCAAGTGGATCAGGGGCACCGAAAGGTGGAACCGACTCGAGGACGAATACGACGGCAGCTACGTGAAGGCCGAGGTGGTGGTCTACTTTGGCGATCGGAGCTCGAAGTTCTATCAGCTTGAGCAGTGGATTCCCGTGCTCGAAGAACTCCACAAAACCCATAGGGTCGTCTTGGTCATGCGTAAAGGCTCTGCCCTGCTTCGTACACTCGAGACCACTCATCTCCCGGTGGTGTTCAAACGTCGATTCGACCCGTTGCACACCTTCTACCACGCCAACAACTTCAAATTGGCTCTCTACGTCAACAACGGGATGACGAACTTCCAATCGCTGGCATTCGCACCGATGGTGCACGTGCACGTCAATCACGGCGAGTCAGACAAACTGAGCATGGTCTCGAACCAGGCCAAGTCCTATGACAAAGTGTTCGTCGCCGGTGATGCCGCAATTGAACGGCACCGCAGAGCGCTCATCGATTTCGACGAGACCTCTCTCGTCAAGATCGGACGGCCTCAGCTCGACATCGAGCGACCTCTGGAACTCGAACCCTCTGTTGCACGGACCTTCATGTATGCGCCCACGTGGGAGGGTGAGAACGAGTCCAACAACTACACGTCGGTCGACCTGTTCGGACCGCAGATCATCGAAGCCGTGCTGCAGATTCCCAATACCCGAGTGATCTACAAACCGCACCCGCGTGTCGAGACATCCAACGACCCGGCGATGACTGAGGCGAACACTCAGATCTTCGCTCTCCTCGAGGCGGCCAATGAATCGATCTCGGACGAATCCATGCAGCATCAGGTGCTGATGCAGGGCGATATCCTCGCCATGTTCGATACTGTCGACCTGCTCATCACCGATATCTCCAGTGTCGGACTCGACTTCCTCTACCTGCATCCGGAGAAGCCGCTCGTGCTGACTGATCGCCGGAACGACTCGGCTGCTCTCAACGCAGACGCACCGATCAGCCGTGCCACTCCGATCATCGACCGTTCGACGGTCGGCAGCCTGGAGCAGATGTTCCAGGAGATGCTGTCTGAGGACTCAGCGGCCGAAGCTCGGCTCGACCTTCGTCGACACTACTTCGGCGAGGGGGGAAAGGGGACGTCGACTGTCCTCTTCACCGACGCGGTCTCGAACCTGATCTCCGCTCGTGCTGCCGATCTGGAGCACTTCCATTCCGACGACAGCATCAATGCTGAATCCGAGGACGAATCCGACCGCGAGTGA
- a CDS encoding glycosyltransferase, producing MGDVGQPQDRQLAAPDTLLRSHDTDTLISAAETAAREELRRMPPVSFMARRTHDVNDKTQVQNEPDQKLGTDEVHVYNVLWWIPESMGGMTTAALRRIRSFQKFGRPLSQTILTFSPRMDTDEIRDRLVSSGRMSDDVELVNIWQDLRKRSEHELAQLEGERPRNPIPDIDGEIENITAFYDVVRNARSGKIIRRNYFREDGSLLVADVRDPKLGRRFILHSPNGTPMAEWRRPRDFYNAWIKAAVNQEPAVVIVDDKKVSEFIHEISARRFALILFLHGTHLRYPWNGNHGQVLPRRLDTVRNLDRFDVVGVQTGQQAEAVRARGFTEDNIRLLTGELPAGSVLTEAAEERSMGKAVMIANLIELKRVDHPIRAVAKLRDRGIDVSLTILGEGPERPKLEKLIDALDVRDRVELPGYVNDVSDRLKSASFSMLTSTSEGLPLSMMESMGAGCIPIVYDITYGPRDLIEQGQNGFITSRNDVDALADQIEEFLSLGAESVAAMRSSALDTVEHYLPEAGYRRWKSAIEELPAAHVHDDRIETSGAPVEVKRAKCEALPDGCRIELELAHLHTEVIERLELVVSAREVNTFFVCGNSSTSTRRFGRRHVATFDVDFERFSESPNETFDVYLRLPRDLWTTKRRIRLPRMRSAMQTGTWEWYSTKHGNLSVRPLRTP from the coding sequence GTGGGAGACGTCGGACAGCCCCAAGATCGTCAACTGGCGGCGCCAGACACGCTACTTCGGTCGCATGACACTGACACGTTGATCAGTGCCGCTGAGACCGCCGCACGAGAAGAGCTGAGAAGGATGCCACCAGTGAGTTTCATGGCTCGACGTACGCATGACGTCAACGACAAGACTCAGGTCCAGAACGAGCCCGACCAGAAACTCGGGACCGATGAAGTGCACGTCTACAACGTCCTGTGGTGGATCCCCGAATCGATGGGCGGAATGACGACTGCGGCACTCCGCCGGATTCGGAGCTTTCAGAAATTCGGCAGGCCGCTGTCGCAGACCATCCTGACGTTCAGCCCTCGAATGGACACAGACGAGATTCGAGATCGTTTGGTCTCGTCGGGACGTATGAGTGACGACGTCGAGCTGGTGAACATCTGGCAGGACCTGCGGAAAAGATCTGAGCACGAACTTGCGCAGCTCGAAGGCGAACGGCCGCGGAACCCGATTCCGGACATCGACGGTGAAATCGAGAACATCACTGCCTTCTATGATGTCGTCCGAAATGCGCGCAGCGGCAAGATCATCCGCCGCAACTATTTCCGGGAAGACGGTAGCCTGCTGGTCGCGGACGTCCGGGATCCGAAACTGGGCAGAAGATTCATCCTCCATTCTCCGAACGGAACGCCGATGGCGGAATGGCGACGCCCGCGAGATTTCTACAACGCCTGGATCAAGGCAGCTGTGAATCAGGAACCCGCTGTCGTCATCGTCGATGACAAAAAGGTCAGCGAGTTCATCCACGAGATCTCGGCTCGGAGGTTCGCACTCATCTTGTTCCTCCACGGGACTCACCTGCGCTATCCGTGGAATGGCAATCACGGCCAGGTGCTGCCCCGCAGACTAGACACCGTACGCAATTTGGACCGCTTCGACGTGGTCGGTGTGCAGACAGGTCAGCAGGCGGAGGCCGTTCGAGCTCGCGGATTCACTGAAGACAACATCAGGCTTCTGACCGGCGAGCTGCCGGCCGGATCGGTGCTGACTGAGGCTGCGGAAGAACGGTCGATGGGTAAGGCCGTGATGATCGCCAACCTCATTGAGCTCAAACGCGTGGACCATCCGATTCGGGCAGTCGCGAAACTGCGGGACCGCGGCATTGACGTCTCTCTGACGATCCTGGGGGAGGGGCCCGAACGGCCCAAACTGGAGAAGCTCATCGACGCTCTTGACGTTCGTGATCGAGTGGAGCTGCCCGGCTATGTCAATGATGTCTCAGACAGGTTGAAATCGGCCTCATTCTCCATGCTGACGAGCACCAGCGAAGGATTGCCGTTGTCGATGATGGAATCGATGGGCGCCGGCTGCATTCCGATCGTCTACGACATCACATATGGCCCGCGCGACCTGATCGAACAGGGACAGAACGGATTCATCACTTCGCGGAACGATGTCGACGCACTGGCCGATCAGATCGAGGAGTTTCTCTCTCTGGGCGCGGAATCTGTTGCGGCGATGCGCAGTTCTGCCTTGGACACGGTTGAGCACTATCTGCCGGAGGCCGGATACCGGCGCTGGAAGTCAGCCATCGAGGAACTGCCTGCCGCACACGTGCATGATGACCGCATCGAGACGTCGGGTGCCCCTGTCGAGGTGAAACGCGCCAAGTGCGAGGCTTTGCCGGATGGGTGCCGCATCGAACTCGAACTCGCTCATCTCCACACAGAGGTCATCGAAAGACTGGAGCTGGTCGTCTCCGCGCGCGAGGTCAATACATTCTTCGTCTGCGGAAACTCATCGACCTCAACCCGTCGGTTCGGCCGGCGACATGTGGCGACTTTCGACGTGGATTTTGAACGCTTCTCCGAGTCTCCCAATGAGACCTTCGATGTCTATCTGCGACTGCCTCGCGATCTGTGGACGACGAAGCGGAGGATTCGCCTGCCGAGGATGCGCAGTGCAATGCAGACTGGGACGTGGGAATGGTACTCCACGAAGCATGGGAACCTCTCGGTACGTCCCTTGAGAACCCCGTAG
- a CDS encoding acyltransferase family protein, with protein sequence MQSTATVAENSQRSTPPQPSGFRSDIQGLRALAVGIVLLYHLWPDRFVGGFVGVDVFFVISGFLITSHLIKSPPRSWGDVAKFWARRVRRLLPASLLVLFLVGIATFLVAPQSVWADTGRQILSAGLYVVNWDFAVSSVDYLAADNAPSPVQHFWSLSVEEQFYFVWPMIIGLAFLAGTKLGRSKKIVGFTVLGIFLASLIFSIVYTADEPAMAYFITPTRMWELAMGGLVAVFVIYVRPERLPFSSLLGWVGLAGIVAATFLIRADMPFPGYIALVPVLSTALVILADSRGRTSVLPLLSLRPVRFLGDISYSVYLWHWPLIVLVPYLSAKLGRSESLGVLDNIAIILVSIIAAWASTTWVENRFRKSSFFSSSKKTFAFAAVAMALVAALGLSQMVVANTIVEQNEDKLQAQLDDPDSCLGAGILLPDAEDNPNCEDKDSLQMEPAAAKKDKSKAYADGCWASAPYASKPECTYGDGSKHVALVGNSHAGHWLPTLERLADEHDLTITTFLASNCSISTLPQDLSTPEETKGCQDYADWVSKRTTEGGFDAVITSERQSTPLEGMDWEETEKKAPAGHHEILQRWVDADLDVVVIRDTPYPGGADITVPDCVAKHEDDLEQCSGTPESWHWMDPLAASARSMDSKRLSIIYPQDWFCPEGRCEPVIGGVITYFDTAHITATYAQTLAPQFDASLRRTGLGTFD encoded by the coding sequence ATGCAGTCGACAGCAACCGTTGCTGAGAACTCCCAGCGAAGTACTCCTCCCCAACCCTCGGGTTTTCGTTCCGATATCCAGGGGCTTCGAGCACTGGCTGTGGGCATCGTGCTCCTCTACCACCTGTGGCCCGACCGCTTCGTCGGCGGGTTCGTCGGAGTGGACGTCTTCTTCGTCATCTCCGGCTTCCTCATCACCAGCCACCTCATCAAGTCCCCTCCGCGCAGCTGGGGCGATGTGGCAAAGTTCTGGGCGCGACGAGTCCGGCGACTGCTGCCGGCGTCACTGCTCGTCCTCTTCCTCGTCGGAATCGCAACCTTCCTCGTTGCTCCACAATCTGTCTGGGCCGATACCGGACGCCAGATCCTCTCCGCAGGGCTCTACGTCGTCAACTGGGACTTCGCCGTATCCAGCGTCGACTACCTGGCTGCGGACAATGCTCCGTCGCCGGTCCAGCATTTCTGGTCACTGTCCGTCGAGGAACAGTTCTACTTCGTCTGGCCGATGATCATCGGTCTGGCGTTCCTCGCCGGGACGAAGCTCGGCCGATCCAAGAAGATCGTCGGTTTCACCGTTCTCGGAATCTTCCTCGCCTCACTCATCTTCTCCATCGTCTACACGGCCGACGAACCGGCGATGGCCTACTTCATCACCCCGACCAGGATGTGGGAGCTGGCCATGGGCGGGCTGGTTGCCGTCTTCGTCATCTACGTTCGACCTGAGCGCCTCCCGTTCAGCTCTCTGCTCGGGTGGGTCGGACTCGCCGGAATTGTGGCAGCCACCTTCCTCATCCGCGCAGACATGCCGTTCCCCGGCTACATTGCGCTGGTCCCGGTCCTCTCGACGGCACTCGTCATCCTCGCTGACTCGCGCGGCCGGACCTCCGTGCTTCCGCTGCTGTCATTGCGGCCCGTTCGTTTCCTCGGCGATATCTCGTACTCCGTCTATCTCTGGCATTGGCCCCTCATCGTTCTCGTGCCCTATCTTTCGGCCAAGCTCGGACGCTCGGAGAGCCTCGGCGTACTGGACAATATCGCGATCATTCTGGTCTCGATCATTGCCGCGTGGGCGTCGACGACGTGGGTCGAGAACCGGTTCCGCAAGTCGTCGTTCTTCAGCAGTTCGAAGAAGACCTTTGCGTTTGCGGCAGTTGCCATGGCTCTCGTCGCGGCTCTGGGGCTCAGCCAGATGGTCGTCGCCAACACCATCGTCGAGCAGAACGAGGACAAGCTGCAGGCCCAGCTGGATGACCCCGATTCCTGTCTCGGCGCAGGCATTCTCCTTCCCGATGCAGAGGACAACCCCAACTGCGAAGACAAGGATTCGCTGCAGATGGAACCCGCTGCGGCGAAGAAGGACAAGTCAAAGGCCTATGCCGATGGCTGTTGGGCCAGCGCACCATATGCGAGCAAACCGGAATGCACCTACGGAGACGGGTCGAAGCATGTCGCACTCGTCGGAAACTCGCATGCCGGACATTGGCTGCCGACGCTCGAGAGATTGGCCGACGAGCATGATCTGACGATCACCACGTTCCTCGCCTCGAACTGCAGCATTTCGACCCTGCCTCAGGACCTGTCGACGCCGGAGGAAACAAAGGGATGTCAGGACTACGCCGATTGGGTCTCGAAGAGAACGACCGAAGGCGGCTTCGACGCAGTGATCACCTCGGAACGGCAGTCCACGCCGCTGGAAGGCATGGACTGGGAAGAGACCGAGAAGAAGGCACCCGCAGGGCACCATGAGATCCTGCAGCGCTGGGTCGATGCTGATTTGGACGTTGTGGTCATTCGGGACACCCCATACCCCGGTGGAGCCGATATCACCGTGCCGGATTGCGTCGCCAAGCATGAAGACGACCTCGAGCAGTGCTCCGGAACCCCGGAGTCTTGGCATTGGATGGACCCGCTGGCCGCCTCGGCGAGGAGTATGGACTCGAAGCGGCTGTCGATCATCTACCCGCAGGACTGGTTCTGCCCTGAGGGGCGCTGCGAGCCGGTCATCGGCGGAGTCATCACCTATTTCGATACCGCCCATATCACTGCGACCTATGCGCAGACGCTTGCCCCGCAATTCGACGCGAGCCTGCGCAGAACAGGACTCGGCACCTTCGACTGA